The following coding sequences are from one Achromobacter sp. B7 window:
- a CDS encoding type VI secretion system Vgr family protein translates to MSSHANDFRFSFTPASGAAFDVIEFTLDEALSETYRLCVELSSFDPAVDFGALLDQPALFTIWRGAVAVRHVHGVVTEFVQGDTGFRRTRYRLVLEPSLARAALCSDWRIYQHLSAPEILADVIKRQGITDYEQVTTQEHLPREYCVQAGDTDLAFLDRLAAEEGYFYRYAHSEHGHRLIHGDRVYIHGEIAGGPVVYNPMPGGDQAEPALHRFSYAERVRTAVQTQRDYTYTHPRYSQEHSPVASDLSHQDARYERYDYPGRYKRDEAGQPFTLARLLGHRRDARVALVEGDDARLIPGVAFDLVGHPREDWNHGWRPVRMQHRGVQPASQEEDGFGAEYGQQGGLGEGLMHRSEYRPEHGTQYRYTAELVPDKVDWKPEPLPKPRIDGHQMATVVGPPNEEIYCDDWGRVKVQFPWDRVGKHNEHSPCWIRVSQNWAGAQWGHMAIPRIGQEVIVQFANGDPDQPLIIGRTFRATNLPPYELPRHNVLNTIKSKEFRGNRANELRLDDTSAQISAALMSEHGDTQLHLGYLTHPRPSGGQARGEGFELRTDEHGALRAAKGLLLTAETQLHAKGGQLDRSDIVAALQAALELARNLGDYAEKHEGVAHDAQPQQSLSDAVRDLGHGANNQSDGNGLGDVGAIALSAPAGIAAATPAGIVMSAGGNVDSVAQQHQQVSAGDKIVLNAGGDVGLFSQSGALRQIAHQGEMLLQAQHNAIRIQADQSAEITSSQQHVLIAADKHITLLCGGATIKIADGNIELGMPGTFTVKAASHNFSGPGGQSAALPVFKSPDVAAGDYAGRFRLHKTDNRLFERYRYRVMTGATLLLEGTTDNDGATDFLDTPRARDVQTYKTIMREDQKIPDDPGQLAERVDNINPHHAEHGPMDEAFLDSHVEGDL, encoded by the coding sequence GTGTCATCGCACGCGAACGATTTTCGTTTTAGTTTTACGCCCGCCAGTGGCGCGGCATTCGACGTCATTGAATTCACGCTGGACGAAGCGCTGTCCGAGACCTATCGGCTATGCGTGGAGTTGTCCAGCTTTGATCCCGCGGTGGATTTCGGCGCGTTGCTGGATCAGCCTGCGCTCTTCACGATATGGCGCGGGGCGGTGGCTGTGCGGCACGTGCACGGCGTCGTCACCGAATTTGTCCAGGGCGACACGGGCTTTCGGCGCACGCGGTATCGGCTGGTGCTGGAACCGTCATTGGCGCGCGCCGCGCTGTGTTCCGATTGGCGCATCTACCAGCATCTGTCCGCGCCCGAGATCCTGGCTGACGTCATCAAACGGCAGGGGATTACCGATTACGAACAGGTGACGACGCAGGAACACCTGCCGCGCGAATACTGTGTGCAGGCCGGCGACACCGACTTGGCGTTTCTGGACAGGCTGGCGGCAGAAGAAGGCTATTTCTACCGCTATGCGCATTCGGAGCATGGGCACCGTTTGATTCACGGTGACCGGGTTTATATCCACGGCGAGATCGCGGGCGGGCCGGTGGTTTACAACCCGATGCCGGGAGGCGATCAGGCAGAACCCGCGTTGCATCGGTTTTCTTATGCCGAGCGCGTGCGCACCGCCGTGCAGACGCAGCGCGACTACACCTACACGCATCCGCGCTACAGCCAGGAACATTCGCCGGTTGCATCGGATCTTTCTCATCAGGATGCCCGCTACGAACGCTACGACTACCCCGGCCGCTACAAACGCGACGAGGCGGGTCAGCCGTTTACCCTGGCCCGTTTGCTGGGACACCGCCGCGATGCGCGCGTTGCACTGGTCGAAGGGGATGACGCGCGCTTGATTCCTGGCGTGGCGTTCGATCTTGTCGGTCATCCTCGCGAAGATTGGAACCACGGTTGGCGACCGGTGCGGATGCAACATCGGGGCGTGCAGCCTGCCAGCCAGGAAGAAGACGGGTTCGGAGCCGAATACGGTCAGCAAGGCGGACTGGGCGAAGGCCTGATGCACCGCTCGGAATATCGCCCGGAGCACGGCACACAATACCGCTACACCGCTGAACTGGTTCCCGACAAGGTCGATTGGAAGCCCGAGCCCCTACCCAAACCCCGCATCGACGGCCACCAGATGGCGACGGTGGTTGGCCCGCCCAATGAAGAAATCTATTGCGACGACTGGGGCCGCGTCAAAGTCCAATTCCCGTGGGATCGCGTAGGCAAGCACAACGAACATAGCCCGTGCTGGATTCGCGTATCGCAGAACTGGGCCGGTGCGCAGTGGGGTCATATGGCGATACCTCGCATCGGACAAGAGGTCATCGTGCAATTCGCAAACGGCGACCCGGACCAGCCGCTGATAATCGGCAGAACTTTCCGGGCGACCAATCTGCCGCCCTATGAACTGCCGCGCCACAACGTCCTGAACACCATCAAGAGCAAGGAATTCCGGGGCAATCGCGCCAACGAATTGCGCTTGGATGACACGTCCGCGCAGATCAGCGCGGCGTTGATGAGCGAACACGGCGACACGCAGCTGCATCTGGGGTATCTGACCCATCCGCGTCCAAGCGGTGGGCAAGCTCGCGGTGAAGGGTTCGAACTGCGCACGGACGAACATGGAGCGCTGCGGGCGGCGAAGGGACTGTTGCTGACGGCCGAGACGCAACTACACGCCAAGGGCGGGCAGTTGGATAGATCCGATATCGTAGCGGCTTTGCAAGCGGCGCTGGAACTTGCCCGCAACCTGGGGGATTACGCCGAGAAGCATGAAGGCGTCGCCCACGACGCCCAGCCGCAGCAGTCACTATCGGATGCGGTGCGCGACCTGGGCCACGGCGCCAACAACCAGTCGGACGGTAACGGCCTAGGCGACGTTGGCGCCATCGCGCTAAGCGCGCCAGCCGGCATCGCCGCCGCCACGCCGGCCGGCATCGTGATGTCGGCCGGGGGCAATGTGGACAGCGTCGCGCAGCAGCATCAGCAGGTCAGCGCGGGCGACAAGATCGTGCTGAACGCGGGCGGCGATGTAGGCCTGTTCTCGCAAAGCGGCGCGCTGCGACAGATCGCGCATCAAGGCGAAATGCTGCTACAGGCGCAGCACAACGCCATTCGCATCCAGGCCGATCAAAGCGCGGAAATCACGTCCAGCCAACAACACGTGCTGATCGCCGCCGACAAACACATCACGCTGTTGTGCGGCGGGGCGACGATCAAGATTGCCGACGGCAACATCGAGCTGGGCATGCCGGGCACGTTTACGGTGAAGGCCGCCTCGCACAATTTCTCAGGCCCGGGCGGCCAAAGCGCCGCCCTGCCCGTCTTCAAATCCCCCGACGTCGCCGCCGGCGACTACGCCGGCCGGTTCCGCCTGCACAAGACCGACAACCGCCTGTTCGAACGTTATCGGTACCGCGTCATGACAGGCGCCACGCTGCTCCTGGAAGGCACCACCGACAACGACGGCGCGACGGATTTCCTGGACACCCCGCGCGCCCGCGACGTGCAGACCTACAAGACGATCATGCGCGAGGACCAGAAGATCCCAGACGACCCTGGGCAGCTCGCCGAGCGTGTCGACAACATCAATCCGCATCACGCCGAGCACGGACCGATGGACGAAGCCTTTCTGGATTCCCACGTTGAAGGAGACCTCTGA
- a CDS encoding type VI immunity family protein, translating into MSTTHPLISDEDLAGMIEDLKHWPNTAIDNGSFELSISPFLTFYFHYDPAQYLRTTLDMVDVYETFERLVGRPFTIATHPSSERPHRYGSVRLGDLRDWARKTPVDKAFTVNFTDQANHQSSPTHSAYLWREPTIGDQLQYYSSIQFYFRWRWWLDNKDAWRKFVLDSIARLMPAQVYSGFAMANPLEFGMRSEVAVWDRALAPNFFGLDTDYPFAMDIPAQLGSGIRPPTWGFFLSDIWREKLDISRDEVVAQLSDSRIRIDTLSCGQWIELGPQPELYPVEEGVPELPVMLNHLLRRIRHPQLDLVGSGEWDGDPNERFDRRDTQRWLARFDDDSDWPTPEIRGRTPGPAPAEPTPTHVVVGEDIPSDGWWYTLAKTGSRQYFKAGEPAPAIHQGPSRGRVIWQRDIDQRPPEAEAARQAETGQLAPRGGLWRGDEKGEVLCVVAKHEVLPSYQGRSLIWHWMHDTAQRAAARVRSGRPCPYPGTWTCKEHPTGPQTFAYQAHMPQVNGQDVTWALVSFLR; encoded by the coding sequence ATGAGTACCACCCATCCTTTGATCAGCGACGAAGATCTGGCGGGCATGATCGAAGACCTGAAACACTGGCCCAATACCGCCATCGACAATGGGTCGTTCGAGCTGTCGATCAGTCCGTTTCTCACCTTTTATTTCCATTACGACCCCGCACAATATTTGCGCACGACGCTCGACATGGTGGACGTATACGAAACGTTCGAAAGACTGGTCGGCCGGCCTTTCACGATAGCCACCCACCCGAGTTCGGAAAGACCACATCGGTACGGCTCGGTTCGTTTGGGCGACCTGCGCGACTGGGCCAGAAAGACGCCGGTGGATAAGGCCTTCACAGTGAACTTTACCGACCAGGCGAACCACCAGAGCTCACCCACGCATTCGGCGTACCTGTGGAGGGAACCCACCATTGGTGACCAGTTGCAGTATTACTCGTCGATTCAGTTCTACTTCCGGTGGCGCTGGTGGCTGGACAACAAGGACGCCTGGCGAAAGTTCGTGCTCGACAGCATCGCTCGCTTGATGCCGGCGCAGGTCTATAGCGGCTTCGCTATGGCCAATCCTTTGGAATTTGGAATGCGTTCCGAAGTTGCGGTGTGGGACCGGGCCCTGGCGCCTAACTTTTTCGGATTGGACACCGATTATCCATTTGCCATGGATATCCCCGCGCAGTTGGGCTCCGGCATACGGCCGCCCACCTGGGGCTTCTTTCTGTCCGACATTTGGCGCGAGAAGCTGGACATCTCGCGCGACGAGGTTGTTGCCCAGCTTTCCGATTCCCGCATCCGAATCGACACCCTCAGCTGCGGCCAATGGATAGAGCTTGGCCCGCAGCCGGAACTGTATCCCGTCGAAGAAGGTGTGCCGGAACTACCCGTCATGCTTAACCACCTGCTGCGCCGCATCCGGCACCCGCAACTCGATCTCGTGGGCTCCGGCGAATGGGATGGCGACCCCAACGAGCGCTTCGATCGCCGCGACACGCAGCGTTGGCTGGCCCGGTTTGACGACGACAGTGATTGGCCAACTCCTGAAATCCGAGGCCGCACCCCTGGCCCGGCACCTGCCGAACCCACCCCCACCCACGTCGTCGTCGGCGAAGACATCCCGTCGGACGGCTGGTGGTACACGCTGGCAAAGACAGGCTCGCGCCAGTACTTCAAGGCGGGCGAGCCGGCGCCCGCCATCCATCAAGGCCCATCGCGCGGCCGCGTCATCTGGCAACGCGACATCGATCAACGCCCACCCGAAGCCGAAGCGGCACGCCAGGCCGAAACCGGTCAGCTGGCCCCACGGGGGGGGCTATGGCGTGGCGACGAAAAAGGCGAAGTCCTGTGCGTGGTCGCCAAGCATGAGGTGCTGCCCTCATATCAAGGCCGATCCCTTATCTGGCACTGGATGCACGACACCGCCCAACGCGCCGCCGCCCGCGTGCGCTCTGGGCGGCCATGCCCCTATCCCGGCACGTGGACCTGCAAAGAACACCCAACGGGTCCGCAAACGTTCGCTTATCAAGCCCACATGCCACAAGTGAACGGGCAGGACGTGACGTGGGCGCTGGTTTCTTTCTTACGCTAG
- a CDS encoding VRR-NUC domain-containing protein has translation MANPQLNHRDTPWVLTASPHQENPTAAPVAAALIWGYRAYRAYAAYETAQTAIEAAETLAQIGQRKKEVQSILKDVIQGMKDEIDIKSSTFVRTGGNSTVSRGRSENVTYRQYIERKIPFRPVISTVCQWALKSPLTVPRRIRKKIPGEIIETTIDVALKQTTASLVFEVVDDLLGWQSPLKAEPNYDRKSHAAMLGNPSTRPKRISEFFPFWPRPKGSLAPDLVIVEYRQEPFVVGNVFAAVEIKFPNDWVNPE, from the coding sequence TTGGCCAACCCGCAACTCAATCATCGGGACACCCCCTGGGTATTGACCGCGTCCCCACATCAGGAGAACCCAACGGCCGCCCCTGTCGCCGCCGCTCTCATCTGGGGCTACCGCGCTTATCGCGCCTATGCCGCCTACGAGACCGCACAAACCGCTATTGAAGCCGCCGAGACCCTGGCGCAGATCGGTCAGCGGAAAAAGGAAGTGCAATCGATCTTGAAAGACGTGATTCAGGGGATGAAGGATGAAATCGACATCAAGAGTTCGACGTTCGTGCGCACGGGTGGCAACAGCACGGTATCGCGCGGACGCAGCGAGAACGTCACGTACCGACAATATATCGAGCGAAAAATTCCGTTTCGGCCGGTGATCAGCACGGTATGCCAGTGGGCGCTGAAATCTCCGCTGACCGTACCGCGACGAATACGCAAGAAAATTCCCGGAGAGATCATCGAAACCACGATTGATGTGGCGTTGAAGCAAACGACCGCGTCGCTGGTGTTTGAAGTCGTGGACGATTTGCTGGGATGGCAAAGCCCGTTGAAGGCGGAGCCGAACTATGACAGGAAGTCTCACGCCGCCATGCTGGGCAACCCGTCGACACGACCGAAACGCATCAGCGAGTTCTTCCCTTTTTGGCCTCGCCCTAAAGGAAGCTTGGCACCGGACCTTGTCATAGTGGAATACCGCCAGGAACCGTTTGTCGTCGGCAACGTGTTTGCCGCTGTGGAAATCAAGTTTCCGAATGATTGGGTTAACCCGGAATAG
- a CDS encoding VRR-NUC domain-containing protein produces the protein MAAPAAAAALVWGYRAYRAYAAHETAQTAIETAQTLAQINERKKEVQAILKDTIQNMKEEIDVKSSTFVRTGGNSTVSRGRSEHVTYRQYIERRIPFRPVISTVCQWALKSPLTVPRRLRKKIRGEFIDTTIDIALKQTTASLVFEVVDDLLKWESPLKAEPVYDGTSYKAMLGEPSTRPKRISEVFPFWPRPKGSLAPDLVIVEYRQQPFDVGNVFAAVEIKFPKDWVKRDQMKDYVSLMGGDVQKVVLLRVPEDCTGASGSARTSGAKPGHSSRSGK, from the coding sequence ATGGCCGCCCCCGCCGCCGCAGCCGCCCTCGTCTGGGGCTACCGAGCCTATCGCGCCTACGCCGCGCACGAAACGGCCCAAACCGCCATTGAAACCGCCCAAACCTTGGCGCAAATCAATGAACGCAAGAAGGAAGTCCAAGCCATCCTTAAAGACACGATTCAGAACATGAAGGAAGAAATCGACGTCAAAAGCTCCACGTTTGTGCGCACCGGCGGCAACAGCACCGTGTCGCGCGGACGCAGCGAACACGTGACCTACCGGCAATACATCGAACGCAGGATCCCCTTTCGGCCGGTGATCAGCACGGTATGCCAATGGGCGCTGAAGTCACCGTTGACGGTGCCCCGACGTCTGCGCAAGAAGATTCGGGGCGAATTCATCGACACCACGATAGATATCGCACTGAAACAAACCACCGCGTCGTTGGTGTTTGAAGTGGTTGATGACTTGTTGAAATGGGAAAGCCCGCTCAAGGCGGAGCCGGTCTACGACGGCACGTCTTACAAGGCGATGCTGGGAGAGCCTTCCACACGTCCGAAGCGCATCAGCGAGGTATTCCCCTTCTGGCCCCGCCCTAAGGGCAGCCTGGCCCCGGATCTTGTAATCGTTGAATACAGGCAGCAGCCGTTTGACGTGGGCAACGTGTTCGCGGCGGTGGAAATCAAGTTTCCGAAGGACTGGGTAAAGCGCGACCAAATGAAGGACTACGTCAGCCTGATGGGCGGCGACGTCCAAAAGGTTGTGCTGCTTCGAGTACCGGAAGACTGCACCGGAGCTTCCGGCTCGGCGCGCACATCCGGCGCAAAGCCAGGCCATTCAAGCCGGAGCGGAAAATGA
- a CDS encoding VRR-NUC domain-containing protein — MAAPAAAAALVWGYRAYRAYAAHEAAQTTIEAAETLAQINDRKKEVQAILKDVIQNMKEEIDVKSSTFVRTGGNITVSRGRSENVTYRQYIERKIPFRPVISTVCQWALKSPLTVPRRIRKKIPGDAIETTIDIALKQTTASLVFEVVDDLLAWQSPLKAEPNYDGTSYKAMLGEPSTRPKRISQYFPFWPRPRGSLAPDLVIVEYRQQPFDVDNVFAAVEIKFPNDWAKPAQMKSYVRLMDGDTHKVALLRVPEDCTGYRPDRGSTRGKHGHSPRSGK, encoded by the coding sequence ATGGCCGCCCCCGCCGCCGCAGCCGCCCTCGTCTGGGGCTACCGAGCCTATCGCGCCTACGCCGCGCACGAAGCGGCGCAAACCACCATCGAAGCCGCCGAAACCTTGGCGCAGATCAATGACCGCAAGAAGGAAGTCCAAGCCATTCTTAAGGACGTGATCCAGAACATGAAGGAAGAAATCGACGTCAAAAGCTCCACGTTCGTGCGCACGGGCGGCAACATCACCGTGTCGCGCGGACGTAGCGAAAACGTGACGTACCGGCAGTACATCGAACGCAAGATTCCCTTTCGGCCAGTGATCAGCACGGTATGCCAATGGGCGCTGAAGTCCCCGTTGACGGTGCCCCGACGCATACGCAAGAAGATACCGGGCGATGCTATTGAAACCACGATAGATATCGCGCTGAAACAAACCACCGCGTCGTTAGTGTTTGAGGTGGTTGATGATTTGTTGGCGTGGCAAAGCCCGTTGAAGGCAGAGCCGAATTACGACGGCACGTCTTACAAGGCGATGCTGGGAGAGCCTTCCACACGTCCGAAGCGCATCAGCCAGTACTTCCCATTCTGGCCGCGCCCTAGAGGAAGCTTGGCGCCGGATCTGGTCATCGTGGAATACCGCCAGCAACCGTTTGACGTGGACAACGTGTTCGCGGCAGTTGAAATCAAGTTTCCTAACGATTGGGCCAAGCCCGCACAGATGAAAAGCTACGTCAGGCTGATGGATGGCGATACCCACAAGGTGGCGCTACTTCGCGTACCAGAGGACTGCACCGGGTATCGCCCAGACCGGGGCAGCACGCGCGGGAAGCACGGACATTCACCGAGGAGCGGAAAATGA
- a CDS encoding type VI immunity family protein, whose translation MSTTHPLIDDQDLAGMIEDLKKWPNTAIHNGSFELSVSPFLTFYFNYDRDQYQRTTLDLIDVHESFESLLGHPYTVATHPRSERPHRYGSERLGELRDWARKTPVDKNFTVNFTDEAEHKSSPTHGAYLWRASDWGGGDQNYSSLQLYFRWRWWLANKGAWRQFVLDAIARLKPAQVYSGFAMANPLEFGMRSEVAVWDRALTPHFYGLDTDDTFGMTFMPQLPAGIRPPTWGFFLSDIWREKLDISRDEVVAQLSDSRIRIDTLSCGQWIELGPQPELYPVEDGVPELPVLANRLLRRIRHPLLDLVGSGEWDGDPNERFDRRDTQRWLARFDDDSDWPTPEIRGRTPGPAPAEPTPTHVVVGEDIPSDGWWYTLAKTGSRQYFKAGEPAPAIHQGPSRGRVIWQRDIDQRPPEAEAARQAETGQLAPRGGQWRGDEKGEVLCVVAKHEVLPSYQGRSLIWHWMHDTAQRAAARVRSGQPCPYPGTWTCEEHPTGPRTFAYQTPMPQVNGQDVTWALVSFLR comes from the coding sequence ATGAGTACTACCCACCCATTGATCGACGATCAGGATCTGGCCGGCATGATCGAAGACCTGAAGAAATGGCCAAACACTGCCATTCACAACGGGTCTTTTGAACTGTCTGTCAGCCCGTTTCTCACCTTCTATTTCAACTACGACCGCGATCAATATCAGCGCACAACGCTGGACCTGATCGACGTGCACGAGTCGTTTGAAAGCCTGTTAGGCCATCCTTACACGGTCGCGACACACCCGCGTTCAGAAAGACCCCATCGGTACGGCTCGGAGCGCCTGGGCGAACTGCGAGACTGGGCCCGGAAAACTCCCGTAGACAAGAATTTCACCGTCAACTTTACGGACGAAGCCGAACACAAAAGCTCGCCCACCCATGGCGCATATCTATGGAGAGCTTCCGACTGGGGCGGTGGCGACCAAAACTATTCATCGCTTCAGCTCTATTTTCGATGGCGCTGGTGGTTGGCCAACAAAGGGGCGTGGCGGCAATTCGTCCTTGACGCCATCGCTCGGTTAAAGCCGGCTCAGGTCTACAGCGGCTTTGCGATGGCGAACCCGCTGGAGTTTGGCATGCGCTCGGAGGTGGCCGTGTGGGATCGGGCGCTGACGCCGCATTTCTATGGCTTGGACACGGATGACACGTTCGGCATGACGTTCATGCCACAGCTGCCTGCCGGCATACGCCCGCCCACCTGGGGCTTCTTTCTGTCCGACATTTGGCGCGAGAAGCTGGACATCTCGCGCGACGAGGTTGTTGCCCAGCTTTCCGATTCCCGCATCCGAATCGACACCCTCAGCTGCGGCCAATGGATAGAACTTGGCCCGCAACCGGAACTCTATCCCGTCGAAGACGGTGTGCCCGAGCTCCCCGTGTTGGCCAACCGTTTACTTCGCCGTATCCGCCATCCTTTGCTGGACCTGGTGGGCTCTGGCGAATGGGATGGCGACCCCAACGAGCGCTTCGATCGCCGCGACACGCAGCGTTGGCTGGCCCGGTTTGACGACGACAGTGATTGGCCAACTCCTGAAATCCGAGGCCGCACCCCGGGCCCGGCGCCTGCCGAACCCACCCCCACCCATGTCGTCGTCGGCGAAGACATCCCGTCGGACGGCTGGTGGTACACGCTGGCAAAGACAGGCTCGCGCCAGTACTTCAAGGCCGGCGAGCCGGCGCCGGCCATCCATCAAGGCCCATCGCGCGGCCGCGTCATCTGGCAACGCGACATCGATCAACGCCCACCCGAAGCCGAAGCGGCGCGCCAGGCCGAAACCGGTCAGTTGGCCCCACGGGGCGGTCAATGGCGTGGCGACGAAAAAGGCGAAGTCCTGTGCGTGGTCGCCAAGCATGAGGTGCTGCCCTCATATCAAGGCCGATCCCTTATCTGGCACTGGATGCACGACACCGCCCAACGCGCCGCCGCCCGCGTGCGCTCTGGGCAGCCATGCCCCTATCCCGGCACGTGGACCTGCGAAGAACACCCTACGGGTCCAAGAACTTTCGCTTATCAAACCCCCATGCCACAAGTGAACGGGCAGGACGTGACGTGGGCACTGGTTTCTTTCTTACGCTAG
- a CDS encoding type VI immunity family protein produces MNTRPPLLNDNDLTCRVDALKPWPGMAIDDGSFPLWPRFFLTFYLHYLPDQSLRTTLDMLDVQDAFARLLGHPYTTATHPRSERLLRYGSIRLEELHEWARSCPVDQVFTVNFTDQDNHQISPGHSAYLRREPAIAGKAPYYSSLQFYFCWQWWLDHQHEWRQFVLESIAYLAPAQVYSGFAVANPLGPGMRSQAAILNRALAPHFYGLDIDHPPGMMRAAELPSGIRPPTWGFFLSDIWREKLGASRDEVAAQLADPLIRIEPLDCGLWIELGPRPELYPVQQGMPRLPAVLNRLLRKIRHPRLDLLGFCPRDVEPGKHFDSRDTRRWLARFDDGSDWPTRNSIIGTPPGY; encoded by the coding sequence ATGAATACACGCCCTCCTTTGCTCAACGATAACGATCTGACGTGCAGGGTTGATGCGTTGAAGCCGTGGCCTGGCATGGCCATTGATGACGGTTCATTTCCCCTTTGGCCTCGCTTCTTTCTCACCTTCTACCTTCATTACTTGCCCGACCAGAGCTTGCGGACCACCTTGGATATGCTCGACGTACAAGATGCGTTCGCGCGACTTCTAGGACACCCTTACACGACAGCTACCCATCCCCGTTCCGAGCGGCTGCTTAGATATGGCTCGATTCGCTTGGAGGAACTGCACGAGTGGGCACGCAGTTGCCCGGTTGACCAAGTGTTCACGGTGAACTTCACGGACCAGGACAACCACCAGATTTCACCCGGGCATTCTGCATATTTGCGCCGCGAACCCGCCATCGCGGGGAAAGCGCCGTATTACTCATCTCTACAGTTTTACTTTTGTTGGCAGTGGTGGCTGGACCACCAGCACGAGTGGCGGCAGTTTGTGCTGGAGAGCATCGCGTATCTGGCGCCCGCGCAGGTCTATAGCGGCTTTGCAGTCGCGAACCCTTTGGGACCTGGCATGCGCTCACAAGCGGCCATCCTGAATCGGGCGCTTGCACCGCATTTCTACGGCCTGGACATCGACCACCCGCCAGGCATGATGCGCGCAGCCGAACTGCCGTCCGGCATACGCCCGCCCACTTGGGGCTTCTTTCTGTCTGACATTTGGCGCGAGAAGCTCGGCGCCTCCCGCGACGAAGTGGCGGCCCAGCTTGCCGACCCGCTTATCCGTATCGAGCCCTTGGATTGCGGACTATGGATCGAACTGGGACCGCGGCCGGAGCTCTATCCCGTTCAACAGGGCATGCCCAGGCTGCCCGCTGTGCTCAACCGCCTGCTGCGCAAGATCCGCCATCCGCGACTGGATCTGCTCGGCTTCTGCCCTCGGGACGTAGAACCCGGCAAGCACTTCGATAGCCGCGACACCCGGCGTTGGCTAGCCCGGTTCGATGACGGCAGCGATTGGCCAACCCGCAACTCAATCATCGGGACACCCCCTGGGTATTGA